One genomic window of Piliocolobus tephrosceles isolate RC106 chromosome 19, ASM277652v3, whole genome shotgun sequence includes the following:
- the U2AF1 gene encoding splicing factor U2AF 35 kDa subunit isoform X3 has translation MQEHYDEFFEEVFTEMEEKYGEVEEMNVCDNLGDHLVGNVYVKFRREEDAEKAVIDLNNRWFNGQPIHAELSPVTDFREACCRQYEMGECTRGGFCNFMHLKPISRELRRELYGRRRKKHRSRSRSRERRSRSRDRGRGGGGGGGGGGGGRERDRRRSRDRERSGRF, from the exons ATGCAGGAACACTATGATGAATTttttgag GAGGTTTTTACAGAGATGGAGGAGAAGTATGGGGAAGTTGAGGAGATGAACGTCTGTGACAACCTGGGAGACCACCTGGTGGGGAACGTGTACGTCAAG tttcGCCGTGAGGAAGATGCGGAAAAGGCCGTGATTGACTTAAATAACCGTTGGTTTAATGGACAGCCGATCCATGCCGAGCTGTCACCCGTGACGGACTTCAGAGAAGCCTGCTGCCGTCAGTATGAGATGGG AGAATGCACACGAGGCGGCTTCTGCAACTTCATGCATTTGAAGCCCATTTCCAGAGAGCTGCGGCGGGAGCTCTATGGGCGCCGTCGCAAGAA GCATAGATCAAGATCCCGATCCCGGGAGCGTCGTTCTCGGTCTAGAGACCGTGGTCgtggcggtggcggtggcggtggTGGAGGTGGCGGCGGACGGGAGCGTGACAGGAGGCGGTCGAGAGATCGTGAAAGATCTGGGCGATTCTGA